The Haloplanus natans DSM 17983 DNA segment TGGCGTAGCTGAGCGCCGCCGCCGCGTTCAGTCCGAATACGTCGAGGAAGTCCGACACCGTCGAGAGGCGTCCGCGTTCGAGCGTCGGAACGAGCTTCGCGGTCGGGCCGAACCGCGTCACGCTCGGATCGTGGACGTCCGCGTCGCCGTGAACCGCAGCGAAGGGCAGTTTCTTCATCTGCAGGGTGTACACCTTCCCGTTCAGGAGGTCGTCGGCGAGGAAGAAGCTCCCGGCGACGGGGAGCAACACCTTGTCCCCCCCGTAGCCGAGCTCTTTCGCAATCTGGAGGCTGTGGGAACCGGCGGCGACGACGGCCGCCTCACAGTCGAAGCGGCCGTCCGTCGTGTCGATGGTGTAGCCATCGAGCGTCGGCGTCACGTCCGTGACTTCCGTGCCGGTGTAGACGTCAACGTGGGGTTCTTCGGAGGCACGGTCGACGAACGATGTCGTGGTCCGACCGTAGTCGACGACGTAGCCATCCGGCGTCTGGAGTGCGAGGAGATCGACTTCTGGATCGCGCCCCTCGACGACGTTCGGTTCGATTTCCGCGATCTCCTCGCGTTCGATCGGCTGCAGTTTGGGAAAGAGGTCGCCGAACCCCTCCTCGTCGTACCGCCGTTCGAGTTCCGACACCTCTTCGTCGCCGACCGCGAGGACCATCTTGCTCCGCCGGGCGTGCATCTCGTCATCGGGGTCGTGGGCCTCCAGGTAGCCCGCGAGCAACTCCGCCCCCTCTTTCACGTCTTTCGCCTTCTCGAGCGTGTAGTTGGTCTCGATATCACCGAAATGGAGCGTCTGGGAGTTGTTCGTGTGGTGGGAGTTGATCGCCGCAATCTCCGACTCCTTCTCGATCAACGCGATCGAGTCGATATTCGTGAACTTCGCGGTCGTGTACAACAGCGACGCGCCACTGATTCCACCGCCGACGATGACCAGATCGTATTTCCCTGCCATGGCTGTTCCGTGGTGACTACGTCCACGGTAAGAGTCCAGACTAATAACTCATTATTTTCTCTGATTTGAGGTCGACAATTAACGAGAAGAGGTATCGACAGTACGTCTCATCGAACCGGGGTCCAGAACCTCATTCCTCGTAGCAGGGTAGCTACCACCGATGGAGTGCACGCGACCCGTGATTCCACGACAGAATGCCGAGAAACGTCGCGACGCCCGACAGCGCGGCGAGTCCACCCGCAAAGAACACCCACTCGATACCGAACTGGCCCATCACCCAGCCACCGACCAACGGAGCGAGGACGCTCCCTGGTTTCCAGACGAGTGACCGGACCCCGAAGCTACTCGTGATGCCCTCGCCTTTCCCCTCGTCCGCGAACAGCGCCATGCTCGCCGGTTCTCGAAACGCGTCCGCGATCCCGAGAAGAGCGTTGAGAACCAGCGCCACTACGACGGCGCTGGTGATCTCCCCGGCCATCGGAACGGAGAGCGTGAGCAGGCCATCGAACGACGGAGCGAACGGAAACGCGAGCGCAATCAACCCGTACGCGCCACCGCCGAGAAAGACGAACAGCGCCCGACCCTGTCGATCCGAGAAGCGCCCGGCGATGGGCTGACAGAGCATATTCGTCAGCTTCTCCGCTGCAAGGACTGCACCAACGACGACGGTACCGGACGCCAGCCCGCCTTGGGCCGCCGACACACCGACGAAGATCGGCACCCAATTCCGAACGAGCGACACGGCCACGGCGTACTGAGCGCGAAAGCTGGTGAGTGTCACGATCCGGCGATTCACCGCGAGATCGGTAAACGCAAAGCCCGTGACAGTGTTTTCGTCGCCGTCGACGAACAGCCAGACGCTTCCGGCGGCGATGATCAGGAGGATCGCCAGCAGCCCAAACAGGATATCGAACCCGGTGAGCGCGAAGAGGATGCGGGCGCCGATTGTCCCCGCGATACCGGCGGCCATCCGGAAGGCGTTGTACTTCCCGATGAGATTGGCGCGCCCGTCGCTGGGTGCGAGTTCGCCAACCAAGGCGAGGCTCAACAGGCCCGTGCCGGTGAGACCGAGTCCTTGGAGGAATCGGTCGGCCCGGTGGCGATAAGGAGCGAACCAATGAGAAAGGACAGTTCCCACGACGCGTCCAGAGCCAGTCGGACGGCTATCGCCGTGCCGAGAAGGGCGATACCCGCCCCGAGAGTGATCAGTCGGAAGGCCTCATGAGGGGTCTGTCGCAGTTTCGAGAGCTTCAGATGGAATGCACCCTCGAAGACGATGATCGCGACCGAGAGACCGACGATGGCCGAGAGCGGTTCAGGGCCACCGAAAACATCGAGACCGACGATGTCGAGGCCCTCGGGACCGACGAGAATGCCGGCGAGAATGAGAAAGAGGACGCTCGGGATTTCCAGCCGGTCGGCTAACACCTGGGCGGCGACACCCAGCCCTAAGATGGTCACGACGAGGGGAATCAAACCGGACCCGGTACTCACAGGGATCGCACCTATCTGGACGGGACCACTCCCGGTATAAAACTGCCGTGAAGTCTCCGTCCAGCGATTCGAGCAAGGATCCAGAGGATGTATCGAAAATCGACAATTTGTTTGTGTTTTTGATAACGGTGTCTTGACGGACTCCTGACCGCGAGACAGTCGTCGACGACGCCGAGTTCGGTAGTCCAAATCCACGGGTATATACGCCCAGGCAGTCAGTTACCACATAGCCGAAACACGCGTTGTCCCCGAGAAGGTCGTGTACTCTGGACACGTCGACGAACGGTCCGATCCGGACGGGGCGTCGAAGCCAGAGTCACACCGGCTCTCCTTCACCAGGCGGACTTTGACGAGTTCTGGGATCGCTCTGATCGGACCCCAACTATGGAAATCGAAATCGCAACTATCGGTGGCTACGAGGAAGTCGGCCGCCAGATGACGGCCGTCCGTGCCGGCGACGACATCGTCGTCTTCGACATGGGCCTCAATCTTTCTCAAGTACTGGTTCACGACAACCTCCAGACGGAGGAGATGCATTCGCTCGACCTGATCGACATGGGTGCCATCCCGGACGACCGGGTGATGAGTGACCTCGATGGCGACGTGCAGGCTATCGTTCCGACGCACGGCCACCTCGATCACATCGGCGCCATCAGCAAACTGGCACATCGCTACGACGCCCCTATCGTCGCTGCGCCCTTTACGCTCGAACTCGTCAAAGAGGAGATTCAAGACGAGAGCAAATTCCTCGTCGAGAACGAACTCATCGAGATGGACGCCGGCGAGACGATGCCCATCGGCGACCGGTGTAAACTCGAGTTCGTCAACGTCACGCACTCGATCATCAACGCGATCAATCCCGTCCTCCACACGCCCGAGGGAGCCATCGTCTACGGACTCGACAAGCGGATGGACCACACGCCGGTCATCGGCGACCCCATCGACATGAAGCGGTTTCGCGAGATCGGCCGCGAGGGGGAGGGCGTCCTCTGCTACATCGAGGACTGCACGAACGCGAACAAGAAGGGACGAACGCCGAGCGAAGCCGTCGCCCGAGAGCAACTCCACGACGTCATCCAGAGTCTCGAAGACTACGACGGCGGGATCGTCGCGACGACGTTCTCGAGCCACATCGCTCGCGTTACGAGCCTCGTCGAATTCGCCGAGGAGATCGGTCGCCAGCCCGTCCTTCTCGGGCGCTCGATGGAGAAATACTCCGGCACGGCCGAGCGCATCGGTGCGGCGAGCTTCCCGGACGACTTGGGGATGTACGGCCACCGCAAGTCAGTCGACCGCGCGTTCAACCGAATCATGGACGAGGGCAAGGAGAATTTCCTCCCAGTCGTCACGGGCCACCAGGGTGAACCCCGAGCGATGCTCACCCGGATGGGTCGCGGCGAGACTCCCTACGAACTCGACGACGGCGACAAGGTCATCTTCTCCGCTCGCGTGATTCCGGAGCCGACGAACGAAGGCCAGCGCTACCAGTCCGAGAAGCTGCTCGGGATGCAAGGGGCGCGGATCTACGACGACGTCCACGTCTCCGGCCACCTGCGTCAGGAGGGTCACTACGAGATGCTGGACGCGCTCCAACCACAGCACGTCATCCCTGCCCATCAGGACATGCAGGGCTTCTCCGGCTACGTCGACCTCGCTTCAAAACAGGGCTACAAGCTGGGTCGTGATCTCCACGTCACCTCGAACGGGAACATCCTCCAGTTGGTCTAACTTCCCGCGAACCCATCAACTCGCAAAATAACAACTGGTTCCCCGAGTCCGTCGTCTCGTGAGAATATGCAAGACGAACGCCTCGACGTCGAACTCGACTTCGGCGAAGATGGCCGAATTCCTGCGATTGCACAGGACGCCAAGACGGGTGATGTGCTGATGCTCGCGTACGTGTCCCCGGAGGCGCTCGCCGCAACCCAGAACACGGGGCTTGCTCACTACTACTCTCGGAGTCGCGACGAACTCTGGCAGAAGGGCGGCTCCAGTGGACACGTCCAACGGGTCAAAGAAATCCGCGTCGACTGTGATGGTGATGCACTGCTCTATCGAATCGACTAGGAAGGTGGAGCATGTCACACGGGCTATCGCTCCTGCTTCTATCGGACGATCGAAGGCGAGACCGTCGGCGAGAAAGTCTTTGATCCGGACGATGTCTACGAATAACGGTTCTGTCGGTGCGAAATAGCAGGAGGTGGATTTGAACCACCGATCTCCAGGTCATGAGCCTGGTGGAATCTCCGAGCTATCCTATCCCGCTACATACCCCTCTGTGAAAGTCGCGGATAAGCGTTGAGAAGTCGTCTTCGTGTGGGAATTAGTCCCTCGATTTGTCGCCCAGCTGCGTCCATCGCCAAACAATCTCGCCGGATATAGCTGTGTATTCACCTTTCGAACGGGCGCCACAATTCTCACACACCAGTGTGAAAATTCCATACTCGTCGGTCTCGACCTCCTGTTGGGTACTGCAGTCGGGGCAGGTTACAGTCGAGTCAGCCATTGTCAGCAGCGCACCTATGGAGCAACCGTTCCCTCGAGCTTGGTTTTATCGAGAATATCCCCGACGACCCCGTCAACGAGATCGTCTTTCTCAGTTGTAGACGGCAGTCCGAGCGTCGTTTCGAGGGCGTAGAGCCGAAATCGGTAGGTCTGTTCTTGTCCAGTTGGGTTGGGTCCACCGTATCCGTGTTCTGCAAAATCATTCTGTCCTTCTGTCGCCTGCTCTGGAGCCCACCCTTCGGGAATCTCGGTCAGAGTGGGGGGAATATCCCACACGAGCCAGTGATTCCAGATCTCCTTCCTCGAAGAACGGGGATTCGGACTATCCACGATCAACACCAACGAAGCGGTTCCCGCTGGAATACCGTCGATGTCAAGTGGCGGATTGACGTTCTCCGCCGCGTATCCGTAGCGATCTGGTATCTCCATCCTCGAAGGCCGGACTCCGTAAGATCAGGTCCGTCATGCTCATCACCGTCTGGCGTATCGAACCCGATACGAAAGACATGTAGGAATGCTATGACCGACTGAAAAAGCTTCGTAAGCCGCTAAGAGCAATCACTGTACGAGACAGTAGAAATTCGATTACATATCAATTTCTTCGAGGGTTCAGCAGCTACATCACCGAGTTCACTAGTCTCAATTTGGGGGGGTAACGCTCTCGGACCGTCTCCGCGGAATTGTCGAGTTACCGCACGGCGATCGTGTAGTCGAACGGCCAGACGAGGACTTCACGTATCTCTCTTTGACTGCTGTGCGGTACGAGATAATCGTGTTTTGGATGAGCGATATCGGTTTTCGTGTCATCTGTGACCTCTAGAGAATCGATTGTATCCTATCTGTCGTGGTTGACGTGGCTGAAGATCCTCGTCGAGAACCATAGTAGCGTTTGGAACTGTTTGCACACCTGATCGCCAGACGACATACGATCAGGTATGCCATGACTTACAAAGGCTACTATACCAACAGATCACGAGCGTACTCGTCACGTCGCTCGTCGATGATATCCTGTCGTTTCCCTCGATCAACTAGTTCGTCTTCGCTCATGTTCTCAAACTGTTACGGAACAATCTCGACGCTATCTGTCGTTTTCAATAGAGTACTATTCTCAACTACTGACGCACAGTGGAAGCTGAGACTTCGCTCAAAAGAAGATGTAACGCGTAGAGACGTGAGTACTCGAAAGTAGCTACCATAATTCTTTGACGAGAGCAGTAGTCGCGTTATCGACGATATCATCCGTCAGACGACCCTGCCAGAAATCGATGTCCTCGTGGCCGATCGATTGCACACTCCATGGAATGATCCGGCTCTCGTCTGGCGTACCGCCACGAAGCCAGCTCTCTTCGGGAATTTCGATGAGCCCATCCATCCATGATTTCGACGTCAGCGTGAGCGCGATATACTGCTCGCCGTGGAACGGACGACCTTCGTGGTTCGAAAGAATGAGCCAAGGCCGAGCGTCCTCGTTACCTTTGAACAGGTCATCGCCGTAGACGACGTCGCCACGTTCGAAAATCGGTGTCTCTTCGTTGGTCACTGTTCATCCTCGACACTCGGAGTGACCCGCTGGGCGCGTGTTTGCGCCAAGACTCCTTGTCTTCTGTGCCGAGTTGCTCGTTGAACAGAGCAGTCGTCCGTTCGTAGCCGCTGTACCCCTCGAGTCGCTCGTCGTTGTCGGTTATCGCCCAGTACGCCGCCTTGTGTTCGACCAGACCGCAGTCTTTCAATCGTGAGAGTGCAGTGCTGACCGCGCCCTCGTCGGTGCCAATCTGAGAGGCGATTTTGCGGGCCTTGAACGCCCGATTTTCATTGGCGGCGAGAAATCCAAGGACTTGATCAGGCACGGAGAGCTCTTCGTGTTCTCGAAAGTGTCTCGATCGATGGACATCGTTGAATGAAGGTACGTCATCCGCTGTAAAGAGCGTTAGGAGTGAAAGCAACGAAAATATCGAAATCACTGTTGCCACGAAGCGAGTTGCGGACCGTATGCATTGAGACTGCCAGCCTCTGCCGCCGGCTTCCGTATAGCGACATATGATTTATCGACGGGGGCGGACGCTTTAACCCGCTCCGGTCGAAGGACAGGGTATGTGTGGGCGGTACACCCTCTTCACGCCGGCCGAAGCGTTGGCCGACCGATTCGGGACGCGGACCCCGGATATCGAGCCCCGCTACAACTGCGCACCGGGACAGGACCTGCCGGTGGTGACCGGCACGGACCCCGATCGGTTCGCCCGCCAACGGTGGGGGTTAGTGCCCGAGTGGGCGGACGACGACACGAATCCGCCGATCAACGCCCGGGTGGAGACGATCACGGAGAAGCCAACGTTCGCCGAGGCGGTCGAACACCGGCGGTGCTTGGTGCCGGCGGACGGCTTCTACGAGTGGGTGAGCCGGGACGAGGGCAAGCGACCGTACCGGGTCGCGTTCGAGGACGACCGCCCGTTCGCGATGGCCGGGATCTGGTCGCGGTGGGAACCCCCGACGCGACAGACCGGACTGAGCGAGTTCGGGAGTGGTGGCGAGTCGGACGATTCCGAACCCATTCACTCCTTCGCCATCGTGACGACGGAGCCGAATGATCTGGTGAGCGACCTCCACCACCGGATGGCCGTCATCCTCGACCCGGACGAGGAGTCCACGTGGCTCCACGGATCGGTCGAGGCGGCACTCGACTGCTGTGAGCCGTCCCCCTCCGACGACCTGACCGCTTACCCGGTCTCGACGCGCGTCAACGACCCCCGGAACGACGACCCGTCGCTGGTCGAACGGGTCGGCGAGGCGGCGTGAACGGGGAGTACCGGACCGTATTTATATTTGTGAACGAGTAACTACATCGATACGCAAAGCAGGTACGCACACACAAATAATGGGCATTTCGGGGTGCCAATTTGGTGCTACAATTCTAAATAAAGACCTTTATCCCCCTGTGTAGGACCACTTTGAAGTAATCGGCAGTCGAGGGACCGATATGGCAGACGACTCCGTTCCGGTGAAGACGTACGTGCCGCCGTACCAGAAGGAGCGCTGGCGCGAACACGCCGACCGCCTCGGCATGAGTCAAAGCGAGTTCGTCCGGACGATGGTACAGGCCGGCCGCCGCGACTTCGCCGTGCCCGAGCATCCCTCCGGCGAGAAACCCGACGAAGAGGTATCTTCGGGGCTCGAACCCCAGGTGAAAGACGCCCTCAGCGGGGAAGACCACCGTTCGTGGGACGACCTGCTCGAAGCGGTGACCGACGGCGTCGAGGGCCGACTGGAGGAGGCCCTAGAGTCGCTCCAGGAGGCAAACGCCGTTCAGTACAGCGGCCGCCACGGCGGCTACCGGCTGGTGGAGGAGTCGTGAGCGACGTCGACGACCCCGTGGGCTACTTCCTGCAGGATATGACTTTCCACGGGAAGACCGACCGGACGCGAGCGGCCTACGAACGCGTCCTCCGAGATTTCGAGACCTTTCTCGCCGACGAGCGGGGGACCACTCCGGCAACAGCCGAACACCGGGACTGTATGGCCTGGATTCATCGCCTGCGTGGCACCGTCGCCGAGAGCACCGTCGCGACGTACGCCGCCTACCTCCACCGGTTCTACGCCTACATGGCCCAGGTCGGGACGTTCGACGCCAACCCGATGACCCTCGTTGCCGAGGAGATGGACGAACGCATCAACACCGATCCGACGCGTCGCGAAATCGCGATTCCCGAGATGCGCGACTTTCTCGCAGGGGTCACCCACCCTCTCGATCGCGCACTCCTGGTGACGATGCTCAAGACGGGTATCCGGGTCGGAGAGCTCTGTAACCTCGATCTGCGAGATGTGTCGACTCCGGCGACCCGGGAGGCCCTCGACGTGTCGATCCGACCACAGCTCGACGGCCGCGGCGACGCCCTGTTCGTCGCGGCCGACCGCGCCGTCGGCGACGAAATCGAGGGCGAACGCCGGACCGCGGCCAACAAGCGCAAACGCGCGACGGTGATCCCGGTCGACGACGAGTTGCGGACGACACTGCGTCGCTGGCTCGCGATCAGACCCGACCCCGTCTCGCGGGCGGAGCCGTTGTTCGTGAACACGCGCGACGACTGGGGCGAGCGCGTCACCCCCCACGTCGTCCACCACACGGTGGAGTCACACGCACGCGAGCGGGGCTGGCACCGCGACGGCGGCGGCGCCGAGGAGAACGTAACCCCCCACTACTTCCGGCATTTCTTCACGACCCACCTCCGGGACCGAACCGGTGACCGCGGCATCGTCAAATACCTTCGTGGCGACGTGGCGAGTGACATCATCGACACGTACACCCACGACTGGGGCGATCGGGTGCGCCGTACCTACGAAGACCACATCTACCAGCTGGCTCCGTCCGCGTGAATCCTATAAATCGCATATTGCTATATCAAATGCGGGCGTGACCGCTCAGTCGAAGGCGGGGCCGGCCCGTCTCATAGTGATCATTGTAAGTCAGTACCGGTGGTTCGCCGACCCGTTCTGGCGAACCACCGGTAAACAGTTACAATAAACACTATCAGTCGCGGCCGGTCCAGAAGTCGAACGAGCGCCCCGGTGCGAAGACATCGAGGCCGACGGCACGTTCCTCGCCCGTGTTCTCGACGCGGTGAGTCTCCCACGCGTCGAGGTGGACGGAGTCGTACTGCCCGAGGGTCACCCTGTCGTCGTCGGTCGAGACGGTCAGTTCCCCCTGTAGAACGAGACAGACCTGTTCGTTCTCGTGGTCGTGCATCGGCGAGGAGTGACCGGGCGGCTTCTCGAACCACTCGAAGCTGAAGCGGTCGCTTCCGGCCATCGCCACCCGGCGCCAGCCGTCGTCCGGTTCGTACGTCTCCGCCTCGTCGAAGGATATCGGTTGCACGAGGGGGGCCTCGGCGTGTCCCGTCTAAAGCGTTGGGCCGACAGTATAAGGCCTGCCCACCCGAGTGAGGGCACATGACCCACGGGCAGCGGACGGTGGAACCGTGACGGTGCAGTTGCCGAGCGAAATCGTCGTCGACCGCTTCTTGCCGACGGTGCGTTCGATGCTGGCGGCCGAGCTATCGGATCGCGGGTTCGCACAGCGGGAGATAGCCAGCCGTCTCGGCGTCTCACAGGCGGCGGTGAGCCAGTACCTTTCGGGAGATCGACACGTCGAGGAACGCTTCGCCGAGGAACCACGGCTGCAGGCGACGGTCGAGCGGATCGCCGAGGGGTTCGACGCCGGCACGATGGACGACTACGAGGCCCTCGCCGAACTGCTGGAACTCGTCCGGGCGTTCGAGGATCGGGGGCCGATCTGTGCGGTCCACGAGGAGGAGATGCCGGCACTTTCGGGCATGGGCTGTGATCTCTGCGTGCGCGGGCGCGATTCCGGGATACAGGCCGAACGCGAGGTGCTGTCGAACGTTCGTCGGGCGGTCCGGCAGTTCGCGAACGCCACGGGGGTCCCAGCACACGTCCCGAACGTGGGAACGAACGTGGCGATGGCGTTGCCGGACGCGGTCGACGAGACGGACGTGGCGGCCGTCCCCGGGCGCATCCACGCGATGCGGGGCGGCGTAAACGTCCCCGCGAACCCCGAGTTCGGCGGGTCCCACCACGTGGCGACGACGCTTCTGGCGGCGACGGCCGCCGACCCGAGCGTTCGGGGGGCGGTCAACCTCGCGACGAGTGAGAACCTGCTAGCGGCGGTCCCGGCGGGGATGGAGGCCGTCGCCTTCGACGCGGCGTACGAGGACCGCCGCCGACGCCTCGACGCACTCTTCGAGTCGGGCGTGCCCCGGATCGTCTACCACGAGGGGGCCTTCGGTATCGAACCGATCACGTACGTCCTCGGGACGAGCGCCGTCGACGCCGTCGAGACGGGGACGGCACTGGCCGCCCGCGCGAACGACGGACGAAACTGACCGCCCGTACCGTATGCCGCAGTAGCGATCCGACGGCCACCCCTAAGTCTAAACGGCACGGGCACGAATATCTGCCAGAACAGCCGATGGACGCGCCGATTCGGGTCCTGCTCGTCGACGACGTTGCCGACTTCGCCGCCATCGCTGCGGAACTGCTCGAGCGGGAGGACGACCGCCTCGACGTGACGACCGAGACGGATCCGTCCGCGAGTCTCGATCGGCTCGCCGAGTCGGCGTTCGACTGTCTCGTCAGCGACTACCAAATGCCCGGAATGGACGGGCTCGAACTGCTCGGAGCGGTCCGCGAGCGGTGGCCGACGCTTCCTTTCGTCCTCTTTACCGGCAAGGGGAGCGAGGAAATCGCGAGCGAGGCCATCTCGGCCGGCGCGACGGACTACGTCCGGAAGGGGACGGCCACGGACCAGTACGCGCTCTTGGCAAACCGGATCGTTCAGGCCGTCTCGAAGCGTCGGAACCGCGCACGGGCGGATCGATTCGAGCAGCTCCAGAAACTCGCTCACGAAGTCAGCAAGGCGCTCGTTCGGGCCGACGACGGGACGGGCGCCGAGCGGACGGTCTGTGAACGACTCGCCGAAGCGAAGCCGTACGCCTGGGCGGCCATCGGGACGCCGACCGTCGACGGCGGTGTGGTCACGGACGTGGCCGTCCGATCGCTCGCCACCGCGGCCGACGGCGATAGGGTGGACGTGGCCCTCGACGCCGTGCCCGCGGTCGAAGTCGCCGCGACGGAGCGTGAACCCGCCGTCTCGACGGGTGCGGACGCGGCGGTGATCGCCGTCCCGCTCGAGTACGAATCGGATCGCTACGGCGTACTCGCGGTGAGGTCGGCGGGCGGCGCCCCGACCGACGCGTTCGAGCGCGACCTCCTCGCGGAACTCGGGGTCGACGTGGCCAGCGCGCTCCACACCCTCGCGGTCCGTGCCGACCTGTGCGAGTCGGAGGCGAAGTTTCGACGGTTGGTCGAGGGGAATCTCGTCGGCGTCTATCTCATCCAGCACGGCGAGTTCGAGTACGTCAACCCTCGGCTCGCGGCGATGTTCGGCTACACCCAAGCGGAGTTGCTGTCGGGCGTGACGCCGTTCGACCTCGTGATCGAAGCGGACCAGGAGAAACTGCGGCGGAACATCGACCGCCGCATCGTGGGCGAGGTCGACGACCTCCGGTATACGCTCCGTGGGGAGCGCAGGGACGGCTCGAACATCGAGTTCGAGGTCCACGGCGGCCGAATCGACTACCGCGGCGAACCGGCCATCGTGGGGACGCTCCTCGACGTGACCGAACGGAAGCGATACGAGCGCGAACTCGAGCGGTCGCGGGCCGAGTACCGGGAGCTGTTCGAGGCGTTTCCGGAAGCCGTCTTCGTCCGCACCGAAGGCGACACGTTTCAGGCCGTCAACGAAGCCGCGATCGACCGCCTCGGCTACACTCGCGACGAACTCCTGTCGATGCGGCCGGCGGATATCGACCCGACGGCCGACGCCGAGAGCGAGGACGAACGGATCGAGGACTTCGAACAGGGTCGGATCGAGCGCTTCGACACCGTCCACGAGACGAAGTCGGGCGAGCGAATCCCGGTCGAGATCAACGCCACGCTCATTCCGTACCGCGGCGAAACGGCGATCCTGTCGACCGCGCGAGACGTGAGTGACCGCATCGAACGGGAACGGGAGCTAGAACGGCGGAACGACCGCCTCGAGGAACTCGCGAGCGTCGTCTCACACGACCTGCGAAACCCACTCAACGTCGCCGCCGGCCGGATCGCGTGGGCGCGTGAGGAGTCCGACTCCCCCCACATCGACGACGCGGCCGCCGCGCTGGAGCGGATGGACGGCCTGATCGACGACCTACTGACGCTCGCCGGCCACGGGCGACGGGATATCGACCCCGTTCCCCTAGAAATCGAGTCGTTCGTCAGCCGATGCTGGGCGAACGTGGCGACGGAGGACGCCGCCCTGAACGTGCGCGTCGAGGGGACGGTTCGGGCCGACGAGAGCCGACTCGGGCAGGCGTTCGAGAACCTGTTTCGGAACGCGGTGGAACACACGGCCGACGAACGCGACGACGTAACGATCACCGTCGGGAGCCTCCCGGACGGCTTCTACGTCGAAGACGACGGACCGGGCATCCCCGAGTCCGACCGCGAACGGATCTTCGAAGCCGGATACTCGACGAACCAGAACGGAACGGGTCTCGGCCTCGTCATCGTCCGCGACGCCGTCGAAGCCCACGGCTGGGAGCTAGCGGTCACCGAGAGCGAGACTGGTGGAGCCCGGTTCGAAATCACCGGCGTTCAGGCGCTGTCGAGTTCTTCGCCGTAGTCGCCGCCGTAGCGGATGAGGAAATACGCCAGGCCGAGGACGGAGCCCATGACGGCCGTCAGGGCAATGACGAGGGATTTGGCGCTGTCGGGGACGCCGGGAGCGCCGCCGCCACCGCCGCCGCCGCCGCCACCACCACCGCCGCCGCCCGAGTCGGGCATCGCGCCGACGACGACGACGCCTTTCATGCCGAGCGCGCGGTGGGGCTGACAGAAGTATTTGATAGTGCCTTCGGAGTCGAAGGTCTGTTCGAACGTGAAGCCGGCTTCGGCGACGAGTTCGCTCTCGAAGTCGCCGCCTTCCTCGGCGACGACGTTGTGTTGCCCGCCCTGGCCGTTCCACTCCCAGATGATCGTCGTTCCGGGGTCGACCTGAACGGCCGGCGGATCGAACGCGAAGTTTCCGCCGTTGCCGGAGGCGCCGACGGTGATCGTCACCTCGCTCTGCCCGGTCGCGTCGGCCACCTCGCTGTAGTTGCCCACGTCGCTCATCCACCCGTCGAACGACGCCTGGGCCGTGGCGGTGCCGGCGGCGGCCGCAGTCGCCGCGGTGCCCGCGACGGTCGTCAGAAATCCGCGTCGCGAGACTGAACGGTCGCTTCCCATACCGGGGGTTGCGGGCCATCCTACGAAAACCTGACTATCCCGACCGGCGGCGGGTTCCCACCGACGGGGAGCGATCC contains these protein-coding regions:
- a CDS encoding halocyanin domain-containing protein, which produces MGSDRSVSRRGFLTTVAGTAATAAAAGTATAQASFDGWMSDVGNYSEVADATGQSEVTITVGASGNGGNFAFDPPAVQVDPGTTIIWEWNGQGGQHNVVAEEGGDFESELVAEAGFTFEQTFDSEGTIKYFCQPHRALGMKGVVVVGAMPDSGGGGGGGGGGGGGGGAPGVPDSAKSLVIALTAVMGSVLGLAYFLIRYGGDYGEELDSA
- a CDS encoding cupin domain-containing protein, with the translated sequence MQPISFDEAETYEPDDGWRRVAMAGSDRFSFEWFEKPPGHSSPMHDHENEQVCLVLQGELTVSTDDDRVTLGQYDSVHLDAWETHRVENTGEERAVGLDVFAPGRSFDFWTGRD
- a CDS encoding thiamine-phosphate synthase family protein codes for the protein MTVQLPSEIVVDRFLPTVRSMLAAELSDRGFAQREIASRLGVSQAAVSQYLSGDRHVEERFAEEPRLQATVERIAEGFDAGTMDDYEALAELLELVRAFEDRGPICAVHEEEMPALSGMGCDLCVRGRDSGIQAEREVLSNVRRAVRQFANATGVPAHVPNVGTNVAMALPDAVDETDVAAVPGRIHAMRGGVNVPANPEFGGSHHVATTLLAATAADPSVRGAVNLATSENLLAAVPAGMEAVAFDAAYEDRRRRLDALFESGVPRIVYHEGAFGIEPITYVLGTSAVDAVETGTALAARANDGRN
- a CDS encoding tyrosine-type recombinase/integrase, which translates into the protein MTFHGKTDRTRAAYERVLRDFETFLADERGTTPATAEHRDCMAWIHRLRGTVAESTVATYAAYLHRFYAYMAQVGTFDANPMTLVAEEMDERINTDPTRREIAIPEMRDFLAGVTHPLDRALLVTMLKTGIRVGELCNLDLRDVSTPATREALDVSIRPQLDGRGDALFVAADRAVGDEIEGERRTAANKRKRATVIPVDDELRTTLRRWLAIRPDPVSRAEPLFVNTRDDWGERVTPHVVHHTVESHARERGWHRDGGGAEENVTPHYFRHFFTTHLRDRTGDRGIVKYLRGDVASDIIDTYTHDWGDRVRRTYEDHIYQLAPSA
- a CDS encoding PAS domain S-box protein, with the protein product MDAPIRVLLVDDVADFAAIAAELLEREDDRLDVTTETDPSASLDRLAESAFDCLVSDYQMPGMDGLELLGAVRERWPTLPFVLFTGKGSEEIASEAISAGATDYVRKGTATDQYALLANRIVQAVSKRRNRARADRFEQLQKLAHEVSKALVRADDGTGAERTVCERLAEAKPYAWAAIGTPTVDGGVVTDVAVRSLATAADGDRVDVALDAVPAVEVAATEREPAVSTGADAAVIAVPLEYESDRYGVLAVRSAGGAPTDAFERDLLAELGVDVASALHTLAVRADLCESEAKFRRLVEGNLVGVYLIQHGEFEYVNPRLAAMFGYTQAELLSGVTPFDLVIEADQEKLRRNIDRRIVGEVDDLRYTLRGERRDGSNIEFEVHGGRIDYRGEPAIVGTLLDVTERKRYERELERSRAEYRELFEAFPEAVFVRTEGDTFQAVNEAAIDRLGYTRDELLSMRPADIDPTADAESEDERIEDFEQGRIERFDTVHETKSGERIPVEINATLIPYRGETAILSTARDVSDRIERERELERRNDRLEELASVVSHDLRNPLNVAAGRIAWAREESDSPHIDDAAAALERMDGLIDDLLTLAGHGRRDIDPVPLEIESFVSRCWANVATEDAALNVRVEGTVRADESRLGQAFENLFRNAVEHTADERDDVTITVGSLPDGFYVEDDGPGIPESDRERIFEAGYSTNQNGTGLGLVIVRDAVEAHGWELAVTESETGGARFEITGVQALSSSSP